DNA sequence from the Dethiosulfovibrio salsuginis genome:
TTTACCACGAACCAGGTTCACTATACACCTAGCTCCAACCCCTCCTGCGTCGAAAACGCCCCAGTCAAGGCAAGTGCAGCCTGTCTCACCGCTCAAAACCGGATCGGAGCATAACAGGATATCCCTGACGTCGCTGGAGAGAGGAGGCATGACCCCATCGTAGATGGACAACAACCCCTCACCGTCTCTCTCAAGATCGAACAGGTATTTGAACAGAGGGCTATCGCCGCTGAAATAGCGGATAGATCTCTTTCCAGCCAGGGATAAAACCCGCTCTGAGACCGCTTTTACGTCGTGAACTACCTTCATGGAAAAAACCTGAGAGCCTTCCCCAACGGTGACCAAAGGCACCTCGAGGGCGGTCAGGAAAGGGACATTAGCGTTCCAGATTATCCCCTCCACCTTTCGGTCCACCAGCCTCTGAAAGACCGCCTCTCCAGATGCGTGAACTCCGTCGGCCTCTTTGACTATCATCTCCATACGATAACGACTTAAAACCCTTTCGACCCCCGAGAGGAAGGCACCAGCCCAGGGGGCCTTGAGATCCCCCATAACCACCCCTACCAGGGAGGTCTTTTTGCTCGATAATCCCTGAGCCACGGTGTCTATCCTGTATCCAAGCCTCTTTGCCGCTTCCCAGACCTTTTCCCTGGTAATAGAGGATATTCTAGGATCCCCCTTCAGGGCTCTGCTCACCGTGGCCTTGTTGACCTGAGCCTCCAGAGCTACGTCGGACATGGTTACTTTGGACAAAAAGACCACCTCCTCATGGGAGGATGATGACCCTCTGTCCAGGAGCTACCAGGGCCTTTAACTCCAGCAGAGAGTGATTGGCCATACGAATACAGCCGTGGCTGGCGTCGGTTCCTATCTCGTGAAGATGGTCGTCGTCGGTGCCGTGAATCCCTATCCCCGTCCAGGGAGGGGTCTTAATCCTTATAAACCAAGGGCCGTATCCTATAGTTTCGCCGGTCTTCTTGTCCTTGTATGGCTGCCAAAAGGAGGCATCGTCTATCCTCTGTACGGTAAAATCCCCCTCCGGTGTTCTCATATCGCCGACCTTCTGTTTCTGACCTTTAACCCTTCCTGTTGCCACAGGCCAGACTGCGAAGACGGTC
Encoded proteins:
- a CDS encoding L,D-transpeptidase — translated: MRTNSMAIKRIIAAISFWAVILVATVAYCSPIDRWNSISQKATAHLSWAKDVVAHTEGSPVISPLWVCVKEEHLLFGLDGTSKTVFAVWPVATGRVKGQKQKVGDMRTPEGDFTVQRIDDASFWQPYKDKKTGETIGYGPWFIRIKTPPWTGIGIHGTDDDHLHEIGTDASHGCIRMANHSLLELKALVAPGQRVIILP
- a CDS encoding LacI family DNA-binding transcriptional regulator — translated: MSKVTMSDVALEAQVNKATVSRALKGDPRISSITREKVWEAAKRLGYRIDTVAQGLSSKKTSLVGVVMGDLKAPWAGAFLSGVERVLSRYRMEMIVKEADGVHASGEAVFQRLVDRKVEGIIWNANVPFLTALEVPLVTVGEGSQVFSMKVVHDVKAVSERVLSLAGKRSIRYFSGDSPLFKYLFDLERDGEGLLSIYDGVMPPLSSDVRDILLCSDPVLSGETGCTCLDWGVFDAGGVGARCIVNLVRGKGVRPKEVYLSPSMYVSGERISH